Proteins from a single region of Hordeum vulgare subsp. vulgare chromosome 6H, MorexV3_pseudomolecules_assembly, whole genome shotgun sequence:
- the LOC123401995 gene encoding E3 ubiquitin-protein ligase UPL3-like, whose amino-acid sequence METRSRKRAAAASTPSSSSPSPSSSKRARTAPPPPLRARRAMDPSPSSRRRARAAAAAAEKGKDPDPSSTSNPAPPHHHHHEDEDDEGDDDGSAAPFPPSFTSASTALQGLLRRIGAGLDDLLPGSAAAAAASSTASAQLKRILAGLQAEGDESRQLVSLNQLCEMLCIGTEDSLAAFPVDAFVPLLVGLLREDDGPGASPNVMLLAARALANLVDVLPSACSSVVHYGAIPCFCARLLTIEYMDLAEQSLQALRKISLEHPTACLRAGALMAVLSYLDFFSTGVQRVALSTAANICRKLPSDASEFVMEAVPLLTNLLHHHDSKVLEHASVCLTRIAEAFAHQPEKLDELCNHGLVAQAANLVSISNSPGQTSLSTSTYTGLIRLLSTCASGSLLATKTLLLLGISGTIKEILSGSGLVAGTSVAPALSRPADQMFEIVSLADDLLPHLPVGIISLPTNCRVFIKGSSTRRPAPTRQDGAGSTENERSGHESLLQEHPELLQQFGMDLLPVMTQVYGSSVNAPTRHKCLSIIGKLMCYSSAEMIQTLLSTTNISSFLAGILAWKDPQVLIPALQIAEIMMEKLPETFSKLFVREGVVHAVEALICPESSNMVPPQVPPQDKDGDSVMSSRPRRQRRRGGAAPTENSLLDVSNVSNSGIASAPPCSTEVPVTSLRFEVSDRAKSFKDKYFPSDHGSSDTGVTDDLLTLRALCAKLNTATDNVVTKAKGKSKALSASHFDISHDVEEQLDLIVNEMLAELSKANGVSTFEFIRSGVITSFLDYLSCGTFGKEKVSEANLPKLRQQALRRYKSFISVALSVDHERDETPMTLLVQKLQSALCSLERFPVMLSQSNRIGTGGSRLTSGLGALAQPFKLRLCRAQGEKSLRDYSSNIVLIDPFASLAAVEDFLWPRVQRGEAASKPQAASANNSESGTPGAAVGASSTPASGGRPTTRSKSSAASAGTSNKESLEESTCSAKAKGKAVVKPSSAEPKGPNTRNATRRKSASEKDLDMKQTHGDSSSEDEELDTSHIELDDALMIDDDDISEDEDDDHEVLQEGSLPICVQDGVHDVKLGDADDSNVGSASDNQAQPSSGSGSSARNIMGRGVNAAEFRSAGAFGSQGAMSFVAATMAGLTSGGGRGVRGGRDRRGLSLGGSMSEHNKLIFMAGGKQLSKNLTVYQAIQRQQMLDEDDEERFNGSDLPNDGNRFWGDVFTITYQKADSQAEKGSQGSSASLHQKSESCRSVSEAHTVSLLDSILQGELPCDLEKTNSTYNILALLRVLEGLNQLSPRLRAQTASDDFAEGKIATLDELYEAGTKVPSEEFVNSKLTPKLTRQMQDVLALCSGSLPSWCNQITKACPFLFPFETRRQYFHSTAFGLSRALNRLQQQQGDNPNTGSEREVRFGRLQRQKVRVSRNRILDSAAKVMEMFSSQRAVLEVEYFGEVGTGLGPTLEFYTLLGHELQSARLGLWRSSSPYDYSEMEIDKNGVIHADSDDDLPAPQELNSSEDARNLIQAPLGLFPRPWPSNVDTSEGSRFLKVVEYFRLVGRVVAKVLQDGRLLDLPLSTAFYKLILGQELDLFDIISFDAELGKTLQELQVLVERKRFFESSCGKDQLKVADLRFRGAPIEDLCLDFTLPGFPDYVLKEGEQNTIVNIHNLEEYVSLVVDATLKSGIMKQVEAFRSGFSQVFDISSLQIFSPQELDYLICGRQEIWEAESLVDNIKFDHGFTAKSPAIINLLEIMAEFTPDQQHAFCQFVTGASRLPTGGLAALSPRLTIVRKHPSSGVSALNTSGVTDAADDDLPSVMTCANYLKLPPYSTKEVMRKKLLYAILEGRGSFDLS is encoded by the exons ATGGAAACGCGCAGCCGcaagcgcgccgccgccgccagcaccccctcctcctcctccccctccccctcctcctccaagcGCGCCCGcacggcccctcctccccctctccgcGCCCGCCGCGCGATGGACCCGTCCCCGTCCTCCCGCCGCCGGGCGCGCGCCGCGGCCGCCGCCGCGGAGAAAGGCAAGGACCcggacccctcctccacctccaaccccgccccgccccaccaccaccaccacgaggacgaggacgacgagggcgacgacgacgggtccGCAGCGCCCTTCCCGCCCTCCTTCACCTCAGCCAGCACCGCGCTCCAGGGCCTCCTCCGCAGGATCGGCGCAGGGCTCGACGACCTGCTCccgggctccgccgccgccgccgccgcctcctccaccgcctccgcGCAGCTCAAGCGGATCCTCGCCGGCCTGCAGGCCGAGGGCGACGAGTCGCGCCAGCTCGTCTCCCTCAACCAGCTCTGCGAGATGCTCTGCATCGGCACCGAGGACTCCCTCGCCGCCTTCCCCGTCGACGCCTTCGTGCCGCTCCTCGTCGGCCTGCTCCGCGAGGACGACGGCCCCGGCGCCAGCCCCAACGTCATGCTGCTCGCCGCCCGCGCCCTCGCCAACCTCGTCGACGTGCTGCCCTCTGCCTGCTCCTCTGTCGTGCACTATGGTGCTATACCGTGCTTCTGCGCCCGGCTCCTCACCATTGAGTACATGGACCTCGCCGAGCAG TCTCTGCAAGCTCTGAGGAAGATTTCGCTGGAGCATCCGACCGCCTGTTTGAGAGCTGGTGCACTAATGGCCGTCCTGTCGTATCTGGACTTCTTCTCTACTGGTGTTCAG AGAGTTGCATTGTCTACTGCTGCTAATATTTGCAGGAAGCTGCCATCCGATGCATCCGAGTTCGTCATGGAAGCGGTACCGTTGCTCACTAATCTCCTACACCATCATGACTCTAAG GTGCTAGAGCATGCTTCTGTTTGTTTGACACGCATCGCAGAGGCCTTTGCTCACCAACCTGAGAAGTTGGATGAACTGTGCAATCATGGGTTGGTTGCGCAAGCCGCTAACTTGGTATCCATCAGCAACTCCCCAGGCCAGACATCGCTGAGCACATCGACATATACG GGTTTAATCCGTCTTCTCTCAACATGTGCGAGTGGATCGCTGTTGGCAACCAAaacacttcttcttcttggcatTAGTGGCACCATTAAAGAAATTCTTTCAGGGTCCGGTTTGGTTGCCGGAACATCAGTCGCCCCGGCTTTGTCAAGGCCTGCTGATCAG ATGTTTGAGATCGTGAGCCTTGCCGATGATTTGCTCCCACATTTGCCTGTGGGGATAATTTCTTTACCAACAAACTGTCGTGTATTTATTAAAGGCTCTTCAACAAGGAGACCTGCTCCCACCAGACAAGATGGGGCTGGTTCAACAGAAAATGAGAGGTCAGGCCATGAGAGTCTATTACAAGAGCACCCCGAACTTCTACAGCAGTTCGGTATGGACTTATTGCCCGTAATGACACAG GTGTATGGTTCAAGTGTAAATGCACCAACACGTCATAAGTGTTTATCTATCATTGGGAAATTAATGTGCTATAGCTCTGCTGAAATGATCCAGACTCTCCTTAGCACGACAAACATATCCAG CTTCCTAGCAGGCATTCTTGCTTGGAAAGATCCGCAAGTGCTGATTCCTGCTCTTCAGATAGCAGAAATTATGATGGAGAAACTTCCCGAGACATTTTCCAAGTTATTTGTGAGGGAAGGTGTTGTTCATGCTGTGGAAGCACTTATATGTCCGGAATCCTCCAATATGGTGCCTCCTCAGGTACCACCACAGGATAAGGATGGTGATTCTGTTATGTCCTCACGCCCTAGACGACAACGTCGTCGTGGGGGTGCTGCACCTACAGAAAACAGTTTGTTAGATGTATCAAACGTTTCCAATTCTGGCATTGCCAGCGCGCCACCATGCTCTACGGAAGTTCCAGTCACCAGTCTCCGTTTTGAAGTTAGCGACCGTGCGAAGTCGTTCAAAGATAAATACTTCCCTTCAGACCATGGTTCAagcgatactggagtgactgatgACCTTCTTACACTGAGAGCACTCTGTGCAAAGTTGAATACTGCAACTGACAATGTCGTAACAAAAGCCAAAGGGAAGTCAAAAGCCTTGAGTGCTAGCCATTTTGACATCTCACATGATGTGGAGGAACAGTTAGACCTGATAGTAAATGAAATGCTTGCTGAGCTAAGCAAAGCTAATGGTGTTTCCACATTTGAATTCATCAGGAGTGGAGTTATCACATCATTTCTTGACTATTTGTCATGTGGGACATTTGGTAAGGAAAAGGTATCCGAAGCAAACCTGCCGAAGCTTCGCCAGCAGGCGCTTAGGCGATACAAGTCCTTCATATCTGTTGCCCTTTCTGTTGACCATGAAAGGGATGAAACTCCAATGACTCTCTTGGTCCAAAAACTGCAAAGTGCATTATGTTCATTGGAACGTTTCCCTGTTATGCTCAGCCAGTCAAACAGAATTGGTACTGGAGGCTCCCGTCTGACCTCAGGTCTTGGTGCTCTAGCTCAACCCTTCAAGTTGCGTCTGTGTCGAGCTCAAGGCGAAAAATCACTTCGGGATTATTCATCAAATATTGTACTTATCGATCCCTTTGCGAGTCTAGCAGCTGTCGAAGATTTTCTTTGGCCCAGAGTTCAGCGTGGTGAGGCTGCTTCCAAACCTCAAGCCGCTTCTGCAAATAATTCTGAATCAGGTACACCTGGTGCCGCTGTTGGTGCATCATCAACACCTGCATCAGGCGGGCGTCCGACAACAAGATCAAAGTCATCTGCTGCAAGTGCTGGTACATCAAATAAGGAGTCTCTAGAGGAAAGCACTTGTAGtgcaaaggcaaaaggcaaagctGTTGTAAAACCAAGCTCAGCTGAACCGAAAGGACCGAACACAAGGAATGCTACCCGCAGAAAATCGGCCTCAGAGAAAGATTTGGACATGAAGCAAACACATGGTGACAGTAGTTCCGAg GATGAGGAGCTGGACACATCTCATATTGAGCTTGATGATGCTTTAATGATTGACGATGATGACAtttcagaggatgaagatgatgatcatgag GTTCTCCAAGAGGGATCTCTTCCTATTTGTGTTCAAGATGGGGTGCATGATGTGAAATTGGGCGACGCTGATGACTCCAATGTTGGTTCAGCAAGTGATAACCAGGCGCAGCCATCATCTGGTTCTGGTTCCAGTGCTAGAAACATTATGGGCAGGGGAGTAAATGCTGCTGAATTTCGAAGTGCAGGTGCCTTTGGATCGCAAGGTGCAATGTCGTTTGTTGCTGCGACAATGGCTGGGCTGACTTCTGGTGGTGGCCGCGGTGTTAGAGGTGGTCGTGATCGGCGTGGCCTGTCACTTGGAGGTAGCATGAGTGAGCACAACAAGCTGATATTCATGGCTGGTGGGAAGCAGCTTAGCAAAAATTTGACCGTATATCAAGCAATCCAGCGTCAACAGATGCtcgatgaggatgatgaagaaAGGTTCAACGGGTCTGACTTGCCAAACGATGGAAACCGCTTCTGGGGTGACGTGTTCACGATAACTTACCAGAAGGCTGATAGCCAGGCTGAGAAGGGGTCCCAAGGTAGTTCTGCCTCATTGCATCAAAAATCAGAATCTTGCAGATCTGTTTCTGAAGCACACACGGTTTCTCTTCTTGATAGCATCTTACAAGGGGAACTTCCATGTGATCTGGAGAAAACAAACTCAACATACAACATTTTAGCGCTGTTACGCGTACTAGAGGGGCTGAATCAGCTATCCCCTCGTTTAAGAGCACAGACAGCATCTGACGATTTTGCTGAGGGGAAAATCGCTACGTTGGATGAGCTATATGAAGCTGGAACCAAGGTGCCTTCTGAAGAGTTCGTCAACAGTAAGTTGACACCAAAGCTTACTCGGCAAATGCAGGATGTTCTTGCACTCTGTAGCGGCAGTTTACCTTCTTGGTGTAATCAGATCACTAAAGCCTGCCCCTTTCTGTTCCCCTTCGAAACAAGGAGGCAGTACTTCCACTCCACAGCTTTTGGGCTGTCCCGAGCGTTGAATCGGCTTCAGCAGCAGCAGGGTGATAATCCCAATACAGGTAGTGAAAGAGAGGTCCGATTTGGCAGGTTACAGCGTCAGAAAGTTCGTGTTTCCCGTAACCGCATTCTGGATTCTGCCGCCAAAGTAATGGAGATGTTCTCTAGTCAGAGAGCTGTTCTTGAGGTGGAATACTTTGGTGAGGTTGGGACAGGGCTGGGTCCTACTTTGGAGTTCTATACTCTCCTGGGCCATGAACTGCAAAGTGCCCGGCTGGGATTATGGAGATCTAGTTCGCCTTACGATTATTCAGAAATGGAAATCGATAAGAATGGTGTGATCCATGCGGATTCTGACGATGATTTGCCAGCTCCTCAAGAACTCAACTCATCCGAAGATGCCCGGAATCTGATACAAGCTCCTCTTGGATTATTTCCTCGCCCTTGGCCTTCTAATGTTGATACCTCAGAGGGTAGCAGATTCCTCAAAGTCGTCGAATATTTTCGCTTGGTCGGTCGAGTTGTGGCGAAAGTCTTGCAGGATGGACGGCTTTTAGATTTGCCTTTGTCAACAGCATTTTATAAGCTAATACTCGGGCAG GAGCTTGATTTATTCGACATTATCTCCTTCGATGCTGAGCTTGGAAAGACACTGCAAGAATTGCAAGTTCTTGTTGAGCGTAAGAGGTTCTTTGAGTCCAGCTGTGGCAAGGATCAGCTAAAAGTTGCAGACTTGCGATTCCGTGGAGCTCCTATCGAGGACTTGTGTTTAGATTTTACTCTTCCAGGTTTTCCTGATTATGTTCTCAAAGAAGGCGAGCAAAACACAATT GTTAATATTCACAACCTAGAGGAGTATGTTTCTTTGGTAGTCGATGCGACACTGAAGTCAGGGATTATGAAGCAGGTTGAAGCTTTCAGATCAGGTTTTAGCCAG GTCTTCGATATCTCATCCCTCCAAATATTTTCACCTCAAGAGCTTGACTATCTAATATGTGGTCGTCAAGAAATATGGGAG GCCGAATCACTGGTGGATAACATAAAATTTGATCACGGGTTTACTGCTAAAAGTCCTGCCATTATAAAT CTACTCGAGATCATGGCGGAATTTACCCCTGATCAACAGCATGCATTCTGCCAGTTTGTAACTGGTGCTTCTCGGCTTCCAACTGGTGGTTTGGCTGCCCTTAGTCCCAGGCTTACCATAGTTCGAAAG CACCCCTCGAGTGGGGTGAGTGCATTGAATACAAGCGGGGTAACAGACGCTGCGGATGACGATCTGCCCAGTGTCATGACGTGTGCCAATTATCTCAAACTACCCCCGTATTCCACAAAA GAAGTCATGCGCAAGAAGCTGCTCTACGCCATCCTAGAAGGCCGTGGATCTTTTGATCTATCCTGA